In Malania oleifera isolate guangnan ecotype guangnan chromosome 8, ASM2987363v1, whole genome shotgun sequence, a single window of DNA contains:
- the LOC131161893 gene encoding probable inactive receptor kinase At5g67200, producing MQKGREWLRLLLHFLLLVAASVSEASRSPPENLLQSSEALALLAFKSAADLGKKLQFSPDGTGDAHCQWQGVKCVEGKVVRVIIEGVTLGGVFGADTLSRLDQLRVLSLQNNSLGGPIPDLARLVNLKALFLDHNSFTGYFPPSVLFLHRLRTLDLSYNNLTGPIPIRLASLDRLYYLRLDWNQFNGSIPPFNQSSLQSFDVSGNNFTGAIPVTPTLSHFGAAAFLSNPGLCGEILHKECHPREPFFSSSPAVTAPQPPRAEQSEQVRGVEFAEQSPKHKKTVVILGFSSGVFVLFSSIACFAFAVKKQRSQRASTAAMASDSSAAGDAAAVMQIEEENELEEKVKKVQGMQVAAKSGSLVFCAGEAQVYSLEQLMRASAELLGRGTIGTTYKAVLDNRLIVSVKRLDAGKTSATGKEAFERHMESVGGLRHPNLVPLRAYFQAKEERLLIYDYQPNGSLFSLIHGSKSTRAKPLHWTSCLKIAEDVAQGLSYIHQAWRLVHGNLKSSNVLLGPDFEACLSDYCLAVLAATSATDTGDPAASAHQAPEIRKPHRPATPKSDVYSFGVLLMELLTGKPASEHPDPVPGDMPKWVRTAREDDGGEDQDKMGMLLEVAVACSATSPEQRPTMWQVLRMIQEIKEAVLMEDTELMDPTEGVS from the exons ATGCAGAAGGGAAGGGAATGGCTTCGACTGTTATTGCATTTTCTGTTATTGGTCGCTGCTTCTGTATCGGAGGCTAGTCGATCGCCGCCGGAGAATTTATTACAGTCTTCCGAAGCTCTCGCGCTACTCGCATTCAAATCCGCCGCCGATTTGGGTAAGAAGCTGCAGTTCTCTCCCGACGGCACCGGCGACGCTCACTGCCAGTGGCAAGGAGTGAAATGCGTTGAAGGTAAGGTGGTGCGCGTCATTATCGAGGGGGTCACTCTCGGCGGCGTTTTTGGCGCCGACACGTTGAGCCGTCTTGACCAACTCCGAGTCCTGAGTTTGCAGAACAACTCGCTAGGCGGGCCGATTCCAGATCTCGCCAGACTCGTCAATCTCAAAGCCCTCTTTCTCGATCACAACTCCTTCACCGGTTATTTCCCTCCCTCTGTTTTATTTCTCCATAGACTGCGAACGCTAGACCTCTCCTACAATAATCTGACCGGACCGATTCCAATCCGATTAGCCTCTCTGGACCGGCTGTACTATCTTCGACTCGACTGGAACCAGTTCAACGGTTCGATTCCTCCTTTCAACCAATCATCACTGCAAAGTTTTGACGTTTCCGGAAACAACTTCACCGGCGCCATACCGGTAACTCCTACTTTGTCGCATTTCGGAGCGGCCGCATTTTTATCAAACCCGGGGCTCTGCGGCGAGATCTTACACAAAGAATGCCATCCGCGGGAGCCCTTTTTCAGTTCTTCTCCGGCGGTGACGGCGCCGCAGCCGCCGCGGGCTGAGCAGAGCGAGCAGGTACGGGGCGTTGAGTTCGCTGAGCAGAGTCCGAAGCACAAGAAAACGGTTGTTATCCTGGGCTTCTCGTCTGGGGTTTTTGTTCTTTTCAGTTCAATCGCGTGCTTCGCCTTCGCCGTGAAGAAACAGAGGAGCCAGAGGGCGTCGACGGCGGCGATGGCCTCCGACTCGTCGGCCGCCGGGGATGCTGCCGCGGTGATGCAGATAGAAGAGGAGAACGAGTTGGAAGAGAAAGTGAAGAAGGTGCAGGGGATGCAAGTGGCGGCGAAGAGCGGGAGTTTGGTCTTCTGTGCGGGGGAGGCACAGGTGTACAGCCTGGAGCAGCTGATGCGGGCATCGGCAGAGCTTTTGGGGAGGGGGACCATCGGAACCACCTACAAGGCGGTGCTGGACAACCGTCTGATCGTGAGCGTGAAGAGATTGGACGCCGGGAAAACCTCGGCGACGGGGAAGGAAGCGTTCGAGCGTCACATGGAATCGGTGGGAGGGCTACGCCATCCGAATCTGGTGCCGCTGAGAGCATACTTCCAGGCCAAGGAAGAGAGGCTTCTCATCTACGACTACCAGCCCAACGGCAGTCTGTTCTCCCTCATTCACG GTTCAAAATCCACACGTGCGAAGCCTCTCCACTGGACATCATGCCTGAAAATCGCGGAGGACGTAGCCCAAGGCCTCTCCTACATCCACCAGGCATGGCGCCTCGTCCACGGAAACCTCAAGTCCTCCAACGTTCTCCTCGGCCCCGACTTCGAGGCCTGTCTGTCCGACTACTGCCTCGCCGTCCTCGCGGCTACCTCTGCCACCGACACCGGCGACCCCGCAGCCTCCGCCCACCAAGCCCCAGAAATCCGAAAACCCCACCGACCGGCCACCCCGAAATCCGACGTCTACTCCTTCGGCGTGCTCCTGATGGAGCTCCTAACCGGAAAGCCTGCGTCGGAGCACCCGGATCCGGTGCCCGGCGACATGCCGAAGTGGGTCAGAACAGCGAGGGAAGACGACGGCGGGGAAGATCAGGACAAGATGGGGATGCTGCTAGAGGTGGCGGTGGCTTGCAGCGCGACGTCGCCGGAGCAGAGACCGACGATGTGGCAAGTGCTGAGGATGATACAGGAGATTAAAGAGGCTGTATTAATGGAGGATACTGAATTGATGGACCCAACTGAGGGGGTGTCGTAG